In Chloroflexota bacterium, one genomic interval encodes:
- the metG gene encoding methionine--tRNA ligase, with translation MPEKILVCVAWPYCNGDLHIGHIAGAYLPPDIFARYHRLKGNEALMVSGSDTHGTPITVRAEEEGITPREVVDRYHPRFLELFQRLGIAFDLFTETDTENHWAVTQDMFLRHLEREYIYKDIQQALYCNHHHGFLADRYVEGTCPYCDYEGARGDQCDNCGRTLDAIELKNPRCKVCGSTEIIVRETEHFFLDLAKLNGPLLEWIRRDKEHWRPSVLNFTRAQLESGELRGRPITRDIQWGIPIPLPGYESKRIYVWYDAVIGYLSATKEWAKITGQPDAWREWWETDIAPDVKSYYFIGKDNIPFHTIIWPGMLYAYGGLNLPYDVPANEYLNVEGAKLSKSRRWVIEVLDVLDRYDPDPWRYILTINAPETSDVNFTWEEFVRRNNTELVATWGNLANRVLSFAYRRFDGRVPQPGDLDEIDQALLNTVKDGFDSVGRQIEGCHFKAALTEAMGLAQEANRYLNVKEPWKQIKEDPAAAATTIYVCLQAIDWLRVIFSPFLPFSSQKLHEYLGHEGSIFGRQYVEEYHETERSHLALRYDRSDLAARWAADPLPPGQPLRLPQPLFRKLDESVAEEEVERLLAKSGTPTH, from the coding sequence TGTCGGGCTCGGATACGCACGGGACCCCCATCACCGTGCGCGCGGAGGAGGAGGGGATCACCCCTCGGGAGGTCGTGGATCGCTATCACCCGCGCTTCCTGGAGCTCTTCCAGCGGTTGGGGATCGCCTTTGATCTCTTCACGGAGACGGATACGGAGAATCATTGGGCTGTGACGCAGGATATGTTCCTGCGCCATCTGGAGCGTGAATACATCTACAAGGACATTCAGCAGGCGCTGTACTGCAACCACCATCACGGTTTCCTGGCCGATCGCTACGTGGAGGGCACATGTCCGTACTGCGATTACGAGGGGGCCCGGGGGGATCAGTGCGATAACTGTGGGCGCACGCTGGATGCCATCGAGCTGAAGAACCCGCGCTGCAAGGTGTGCGGCAGCACAGAGATCATCGTCCGGGAGACGGAGCACTTCTTCCTGGATCTGGCCAAGCTCAACGGACCGCTGCTGGAGTGGATTCGCCGCGACAAGGAGCATTGGCGCCCCAGCGTGCTCAACTTCACCCGGGCGCAGCTGGAGTCGGGCGAGCTGCGCGGCCGCCCCATCACCCGGGACATCCAGTGGGGGATCCCGATCCCGCTGCCCGGCTATGAGAGCAAACGCATCTACGTGTGGTACGACGCCGTGATCGGCTACCTGTCCGCAACCAAGGAGTGGGCGAAGATCACCGGCCAGCCGGATGCCTGGCGGGAGTGGTGGGAGACCGACATCGCGCCCGATGTCAAGTCGTACTACTTCATCGGCAAGGACAACATCCCATTCCACACCATCATCTGGCCCGGCATGCTCTATGCGTACGGCGGCCTGAACCTGCCCTACGATGTCCCGGCCAACGAATATCTGAACGTGGAGGGAGCCAAGCTCTCCAAGTCCCGGCGCTGGGTCATCGAGGTTCTGGATGTGCTGGATCGCTATGACCCGGACCCCTGGCGGTATATCCTGACCATCAACGCTCCGGAGACCTCGGACGTCAACTTCACGTGGGAGGAGTTCGTCCGCCGCAACAACACGGAACTCGTCGCCACGTGGGGGAATCTGGCCAACCGCGTGCTCAGCTTCGCCTATCGCCGGTTCGATGGGCGGGTCCCGCAGCCGGGCGATCTCGACGAGATCGATCAAGCCCTGCTGAACACGGTGAAAGACGGTTTCGACAGCGTGGGGCGACAGATCGAGGGATGTCACTTCAAGGCTGCCCTCACGGAGGCGATGGGATTGGCCCAGGAGGCCAATCGCTATCTGAACGTGAAGGAGCCGTGGAAGCAGATCAAGGAGGATCCCGCCGCGGCGGCCACTACCATCTACGTCTGTCTCCAGGCGATCGATTGGCTGCGGGTGATCTTCAGCCCGTTCCTGCCCTTCTCCTCGCAGAAGCTGCACGAGTACCTGGGGCATGAGGGTTCCATCTTCGGGCGGCAGTACGTGGAGGAGTACCACGAGACGGAGCGATCTCATCTGGCGCTGCGATATGATCGTTCCGATCTGGCGGCCCGGTGGGCGGCCGATCCGTTGCCGCCCGGCCAGCCGTTGCGGCTCCCCCAACCCCTGTTCCGCAAGTTGGACGAGTCCGTCGCCGAGGAGGAGGTGGAGCGCTTGCTGGCGAAGAGCGGGACGCCTACCCATTGA
- a CDS encoding DUF4352 domain-containing protein, with protein sequence MSSSRLLILGIILSLAIIGAALFITSRRAAAPEAALASPTVTTPPPTETPLPPTPTPTATATEVSPTRPQEEITATVPVEVTATVEVTGTVQATEVITTPPITSTVEAAGEVLTGTPEQLTPTPTPSPTATEAAPTETPTPSPTATLTVAITPTWTPTPTLSATPSPTATPSDTPTPALPTPTPSATPSPTSTPSLTATPTWTPTSTPSATPSPTVTPSDTPTPAPPTPTPTVTPTPVIPPTDTPTATPTPQLPTPTPTASATPSATPTPVPPTPTPSPTPPPSAGLPAGAVVRFAYESQSLHVDREAVYYEDGRVVIQDHRRQGEWLLHGQPEDVSGLLEQLAQRGFFDLAQERFGSPCATCLTYHLAARYQGQERVIRVDTPPWITASQLPRELGALRHTIAQLQMAIDSTIASYPPGEVHLPTPTPTPPSFTFGPPQVVGDLEVAAAAPLIATELPGTPVLRPERSRFLIVPLRLTNRSGTYQQLAASSTFGEGLMDSRGRRYEAGVAASNRYAELHGLTSLTFYKLAPWSIVQGVLVFDVPADARGFRLTVKDADPPSSAPPTIVIKLPEPQ encoded by the coding sequence ATGAGCTCCTCTCGTCTGCTCATCCTCGGTATTATCCTCTCGTTGGCCATTATCGGAGCCGCGTTGTTCATCACGAGCCGGCGCGCTGCCGCGCCGGAGGCCGCTTTGGCTTCCCCGACGGTGACCACACCGCCGCCGACGGAGACGCCCCTGCCGCCCACTCCCACCCCCACGGCGACGGCGACGGAGGTCAGCCCGACCCGACCGCAGGAGGAGATCACGGCGACCGTGCCCGTGGAGGTCACGGCGACGGTCGAGGTCACGGGTACTGTGCAGGCGACCGAGGTGATCACGACGCCTCCGATCACCTCGACCGTGGAGGCGGCCGGGGAGGTCCTCACGGGAACGCCTGAGCAGCTCACGCCGACGCCGACTCCCAGTCCGACGGCGACGGAGGCCGCTCCGACAGAGACGCCCACGCCCAGCCCAACGGCGACCCTGACCGTCGCGATCACGCCGACCTGGACACCGACCCCCACCCTGTCCGCTACGCCCAGCCCGACGGCCACTCCCTCCGATACGCCGACGCCGGCGCTGCCTACACCCACGCCTTCCGCTACGCCCAGCCCGACGAGCACACCGTCGCTGACGGCCACGCCGACCTGGACGCCGACCTCCACTCCATCCGCCACGCCCAGCCCGACGGTGACTCCCTCCGATACGCCGACGCCGGCGCCGCCCACACCTACCCCGACGGTCACGCCGACGCCCGTGATCCCGCCGACGGACACGCCCACGGCGACGCCGACGCCGCAGTTGCCCACTCCCACCCCGACGGCCTCGGCCACCCCCAGCGCGACGCCCACGCCCGTGCCGCCTACACCCACCCCGAGCCCGACGCCTCCCCCTTCGGCCGGGCTACCGGCGGGCGCTGTGGTCCGCTTCGCCTATGAGAGCCAGAGCCTCCATGTGGATCGCGAGGCCGTTTACTACGAGGACGGGCGGGTGGTGATCCAGGATCATCGACGGCAGGGCGAGTGGTTGCTGCACGGCCAGCCGGAGGATGTCTCGGGGCTGCTGGAGCAGTTGGCGCAGCGAGGCTTCTTCGATCTCGCCCAGGAGCGCTTTGGGTCGCCGTGCGCTACGTGCCTGACCTATCACCTGGCGGCCCGGTATCAGGGGCAGGAGCGGGTGATCCGGGTGGACACCCCACCGTGGATCACGGCCAGCCAGCTGCCGCGTGAGCTGGGCGCGCTGCGACATACCATCGCGCAATTGCAGATGGCCATCGATTCCACCATCGCCAGCTATCCGCCGGGCGAGGTTCATCTGCCCACGCCCACGCCCACGCCTCCGAGCTTCACGTTCGGCCCGCCGCAGGTGGTCGGAGATCTGGAGGTGGCGGCCGCGGCCCCGCTGATCGCCACCGAACTTCCCGGCACGCCCGTGTTGCGGCCGGAGCGCAGTCGCTTCCTGATCGTGCCATTGCGATTGACCAATCGCAGCGGGACGTATCAGCAGCTTGCCGCCAGCTCGACCTTCGGCGAGGGCTTGATGGATAGCCGGGGCCGGAGATACGAGGCCGGGGTGGCGGCCAGCAATCGCTACGCGGAGTTGCATGGGCTGACCTCGTTGACCTTCTACAAGCTGGCCCCGTGGAGCATCGTGCAGGGCGTGCTGGTCTTCGATGTGCCGGCGGATGCCCGTGGGTTCCGGCTCACGGTGAAGGATGCCGATCCGCCCAGCAGTGCCCCGCCCACGATCGTGATCAAGCTGCCGGAGCCACAGTAA
- a CDS encoding response regulator transcription factor, which yields MPVSEHPLILVVDDEKRMVRFVRMNLELEGFRVTEAYNGLEALDKVREDLPDLVLLDVAMPEMDGFETLARIREFSTVPVIMLTVRSEEEDRIRGLDLGADDYVTKPFSPRELASRIRAVLRRVDMAGAVDQTSPLVIDDRLTIDFPRRNVIVEGKRISLRPTEYRLLYHLVQNAGWIIPHDQLLSKVWGPEYRDENQLLRLYITYLRKKIEPDPSNPRYIFTERGVGYRFVDFRHQQGE from the coding sequence ATGCCCGTGTCTGAGCATCCCCTGATTCTGGTCGTGGACGACGAGAAGCGCATGGTCCGCTTCGTGCGCATGAACCTGGAGCTGGAGGGATTTCGCGTGACGGAGGCGTATAACGGCCTCGAGGCGCTGGATAAAGTGCGCGAGGACCTGCCAGACCTGGTCTTGCTGGACGTCGCCATGCCGGAGATGGACGGCTTCGAGACCCTGGCCCGCATCCGGGAGTTCTCCACGGTGCCGGTGATCATGCTGACGGTGCGATCTGAGGAGGAAGATCGCATTCGCGGCCTGGACCTGGGCGCCGACGATTACGTCACGAAGCCGTTCAGCCCTCGCGAGCTGGCCAGCCGCATCCGCGCGGTACTCCGCCGGGTGGATATGGCCGGCGCCGTCGACCAGACCAGCCCTCTGGTCATCGACGACCGCCTCACCATCGATTTCCCACGAAGAAACGTGATCGTGGAGGGGAAGCGGATCAGCCTCCGGCCGACGGAGTACCGCCTCCTGTACCACCTGGTGCAGAACGCAGGCTGGATCATCCCCCACGATCAGTTGCTCAGCAAGGTATGGGGGCCAGAGTACCGGGACGAGAACCAGCTATTGCGTCTGTACATCACCTACCTGCGCAAAAAGATCGAGCCGGACCCCAGCAACCCGCGCTACATCTTCACCGAGCGCGGCGTGGGATATCGATTCGTGGATTTCCGGCATCAACAGGGGGAATAG
- a CDS encoding PAS domain S-box protein — protein MSSLMIYQLRQREYLLEISRAMTSRLELGAVLRLILTYAAEMVEAEVGIIALHEADGSLVVKASYGIPARLLSSFAPLLTDIPRLVDLQRRTGWRVPDLELRLQAVASAIGMPLDQVIALPLVVDEEQLGVIYLFRSGSAAFSHNDRRLLSAFAAQAAIAVRNARLYSELVAEKQRLDAVIENSADGIMILEPDLRIEMINRALLRMTGWSREDALGQPYHKVLALQNATGRDLHEMENVEQELPRQGTVYVEGELAKSGGSRVVVGVRYTPLWDEAGHLRNIIVNVVDITRYREAEEMKSTFISVISHELKTPVALIKGYATTLAREDAHWDEETLREGLRVIEEESDRLNALIDNLLDASRIQAGVLKLELGDVNIPRLVRQVVERFSTQTDRHQFEVDFPDDFPIVLADEERLRQVLNNLISNAIKYSPEGGIIRIGGWADEESVTVYVADQGIGIPPEEQGRLFQRFYRVDSSLRRKTQGAGLGLFLCKSLIEAHGGRIWFRSEPGKGSTFFFSLPRR, from the coding sequence ATGTCCTCCTTAATGATTTACCAACTGCGCCAAAGAGAATATCTGCTGGAGATCAGCCGGGCGATGACGTCCCGGCTGGAACTCGGCGCGGTATTGCGGCTCATCCTGACCTACGCTGCCGAGATGGTCGAGGCCGAGGTGGGGATCATCGCCCTCCACGAGGCCGATGGCTCCCTGGTGGTGAAGGCCTCCTATGGGATCCCCGCGCGCCTGCTATCCAGCTTCGCCCCCTTGCTGACCGACATCCCGCGACTCGTGGACCTGCAGCGGCGCACGGGCTGGCGCGTTCCCGACCTGGAGCTGCGCCTCCAGGCGGTGGCCTCGGCGATCGGCATGCCCCTCGATCAGGTGATCGCCCTGCCGCTGGTCGTCGACGAGGAGCAGCTGGGGGTTATCTATCTCTTCCGTTCGGGGAGCGCGGCCTTCTCCCACAACGACCGACGACTGCTCTCGGCCTTTGCAGCCCAAGCGGCCATCGCGGTGCGCAACGCCCGGCTGTACTCGGAACTGGTGGCCGAAAAGCAGCGACTGGACGCTGTGATCGAGAACTCGGCCGACGGGATCATGATCCTGGAGCCCGACCTCCGGATCGAGATGATCAACCGAGCCTTGCTGCGCATGACCGGCTGGTCTCGCGAGGACGCGCTGGGACAACCTTACCATAAGGTGCTGGCGCTGCAGAACGCGACGGGAAGGGACCTCCACGAGATGGAGAACGTGGAGCAGGAGCTGCCGCGCCAGGGCACCGTGTACGTGGAGGGGGAGCTGGCCAAGTCCGGCGGCTCGCGCGTCGTGGTGGGCGTCCGCTACACTCCGCTATGGGACGAGGCCGGCCACCTCCGAAATATCATCGTGAACGTGGTGGACATCACGCGGTACCGGGAGGCCGAGGAGATGAAGAGCACCTTCATCTCCGTCATCTCCCACGAATTGAAGACCCCCGTAGCGCTGATCAAGGGGTACGCCACGACGCTGGCCCGCGAGGATGCCCATTGGGACGAGGAAACGCTGCGAGAGGGGCTGCGCGTCATCGAGGAGGAGAGCGACCGGCTGAACGCCCTGATCGACAACCTCCTGGACGCCTCTCGCATTCAGGCGGGCGTGCTCAAGCTGGAATTGGGCGATGTGAACATCCCCCGGCTGGTACGCCAGGTCGTCGAGCGCTTCTCGACCCAGACGGACCGCCATCAGTTCGAGGTGGACTTCCCAGACGATTTCCCGATCGTGCTGGCCGACGAGGAACGGCTGCGACAGGTACTGAACAACTTGATCAGCAACGCCATCAAATATTCCCCAGAGGGCGGGATCATCCGCATCGGGGGGTGGGCCGATGAGGAATCGGTCACCGTCTACGTGGCCGATCAGGGGATTGGGATCCCGCCGGAGGAGCAGGGCCGGCTGTTCCAGCGATTCTATCGCGTGGACTCCAGCCTGCGCCGCAAGACCCAGGGGGCCGGCCTGGGGCTGTTCCTGTGCAAATCCCTGATCGAAGCCCACGGCGGCCGCATCTGGTTCCGCTCTGAGCCGGGGAAAGGCAGCACGTTCTTCTTCTCCCTGCCGCGTCGCTGA
- a CDS encoding redox-sensing transcriptional repressor Rex has product MAKEAVSDIIIGRLPIYLRELTYLAEEGREITSSQELGDRLGISSAQIRKDLSHFGEFGKQGTGYHIGFLSEKLREILQVDRVWDVVLVGAGYLGHALANYGGFLGKGFNIVAVFDNDPEKIGRPLGRLIVQDSKDLPQAIKENQWQIAILAVPAAAAQEVTNVLISSGIRAILNYAPVILNVPPGVRVQYIDPVVDLQHMTYYL; this is encoded by the coding sequence ATGGCGAAAGAAGCGGTCTCAGATATCATCATAGGAAGGCTCCCCATCTACCTGCGTGAGTTGACCTACCTTGCGGAGGAGGGCCGGGAGATCACATCCTCACAGGAGCTCGGGGATCGACTTGGCATCAGCTCCGCGCAGATCCGCAAAGATCTCTCGCACTTCGGAGAGTTTGGAAAGCAGGGGACGGGATACCACATCGGGTTTCTGAGCGAGAAGCTGCGGGAGATCCTCCAGGTGGATCGGGTGTGGGATGTGGTCCTGGTGGGAGCGGGATACCTGGGTCACGCGTTGGCCAACTATGGGGGATTCCTGGGCAAAGGGTTCAACATCGTGGCCGTATTCGACAACGACCCTGAGAAGATCGGCCGCCCGTTGGGGCGTCTGATCGTGCAGGATAGCAAGGACCTGCCCCAGGCCATCAAGGAGAACCAGTGGCAGATCGCCATCCTGGCCGTGCCGGCCGCCGCCGCTCAGGAGGTCACCAATGTGTTGATCTCCTCCGGGATCCGGGCCATCCTCAACTACGCGCCCGTGATCCTGAACGTGCCGCCTGGGGTCCGGGTCCAGTACATCGATCCCGTGGTGGATCTGCAGCACATGACCTATTACCTGTGA
- the queG gene encoding tRNA epoxyqueuosine(34) reductase QueG, producing MATLTERFKERARELGFDLVRIAEAGRAPHADALIQWLARGYHGEMAYMARDVERRLDPRRVLPEARSVVALGTRYPAPRLPAAIRQDPSRGLIAAYAWGPDYHDWIRPRLFELDAFLREETGRTDRARCYVDTGPVLERDWAMQAGMGFIGRNTCLIHPALGSWLFLSVMLIPEALEPDPPPELQELPSQIPSWRLADDRIGTCGRCTRCLDRCPTQAFADAYVLDARRCISYLTIELRGAIPHELRPLMGNWIFGCDICQIVCPWSGPRARTEPSPEDLRRWCPPLLELLALDEEGFRRRFRRTPIARAKRRGLLRNVCVAIGNWGDPIAVPALIRALHDPEPLIRGHAAWALGRIGGSAARGALSQALATEGDPFAQKEIRQALGIST from the coding sequence ATGGCCACGCTGACGGAGCGCTTCAAGGAGCGGGCCCGCGAGCTGGGATTCGACCTGGTACGGATCGCCGAGGCCGGCCGGGCGCCTCACGCCGACGCGCTGATCCAGTGGCTGGCACGCGGGTACCACGGCGAGATGGCCTACATGGCGCGAGATGTGGAGCGACGCCTGGATCCACGCCGCGTCCTGCCGGAGGCGCGCTCCGTGGTCGCCCTGGGCACCCGCTACCCGGCGCCGCGCCTGCCCGCTGCCATCCGCCAGGATCCCTCGCGAGGGCTGATCGCCGCCTACGCCTGGGGGCCGGACTACCACGACTGGATTCGGCCCCGCCTCTTCGAGCTGGACGCCTTCCTGCGCGAGGAGACCGGGCGCACGGATCGCGCCCGATGCTATGTGGACACCGGCCCGGTACTGGAGCGCGACTGGGCGATGCAGGCCGGGATGGGATTCATCGGGCGGAATACCTGCCTGATCCACCCCGCCCTCGGCTCGTGGCTGTTCCTGAGCGTCATGCTGATCCCCGAGGCGCTGGAGCCGGACCCTCCCCCCGAGCTACAGGAGCTTCCGTCACAGATCCCCTCCTGGCGCCTGGCGGACGACCGGATCGGCACCTGCGGCCGATGCACGCGCTGCCTGGATCGCTGTCCCACCCAGGCCTTCGCCGACGCGTACGTGCTGGATGCCCGTCGCTGCATCTCCTATCTGACCATCGAGCTGCGCGGGGCGATCCCTCACGAGCTGCGGCCGCTGATGGGCAACTGGATCTTCGGCTGCGACATATGTCAGATCGTCTGCCCCTGGTCGGGGCCGCGCGCTCGGACGGAGCCCTCTCCCGAGGATCTGAGGCGGTGGTGCCCGCCGCTCTTGGAGCTGCTGGCCCTGGACGAGGAGGGGTTCCGAAGGAGGTTTCGACGCACCCCGATCGCTCGGGCCAAAAGGCGCGGGCTGCTTCGCAACGTGTGCGTCGCGATCGGTAATTGGGGAGATCCCATCGCGGTGCCGGCCTTGATTCGCGCCCTGCACGACCCCGAGCCGCTGATCCGAGGGCATGCGGCCTGGGCATTGGGCCGCATCGGGGGAAGCGCGGCGAGAGGGGCCTTATCCCAGGCGCTGGCCACCGAGGGCGACCCCTTCGCCCAGAAGGAGATCCGGCAGGCACTGGGCATATCGACATAA
- a CDS encoding ASCH domain-containing protein, which produces MNERASGGPRVKTLWIRPEYLKEILSGRKTIEVRVAYANIRRLREGDFLRLNDEHLYRIRRIAHYPNFQALLAHEPAEAIAPGMDAGELERALRAIYPPEKEALGVVALEIEPAPEPHEREDEG; this is translated from the coding sequence ATGAACGAGAGAGCCTCCGGCGGACCGCGCGTGAAGACGCTCTGGATACGCCCCGAATACCTGAAGGAGATCCTGTCCGGCCGTAAGACGATCGAGGTCCGGGTCGCTTACGCGAACATCCGGCGGCTACGAGAGGGAGACTTCCTGCGATTGAATGACGAGCACCTCTACCGCATTCGTCGCATCGCCCACTACCCCAACTTCCAGGCGCTGCTGGCCCACGAGCCAGCCGAGGCCATCGCCCCCGGCATGGACGCGGGGGAGTTGGAACGGGCGCTGCGGGCCATCTACCCTCCGGAAAAGGAGGCTCTGGGCGTGGTGGCACTGGAGATCGAGCCAGCGCCGGAACCTCACGAGCGCGAGGACGAGGGATAA
- a CDS encoding extracellular solute-binding protein, which yields MERKRAAWTVWLLAIVIALIAVGCGRRRATPTPEPVTLRFAFRQNIADYETLAGQFQQEHPGITIELVPINPIRGGLKSIEGREIDVLRWSQDFLTPERLDQLVSLDEIILVDETFPHDDMVRGALRTLQHQGVQWGIPAGLDFVVAYYNAPRFDRFGVTPPTADWSLDDFLAAAVAVHNTEGLSGGADFTYGFCSEPDQGDPIFFTYLFGGRLFDDLSDPTYPTLDDPANVEAVQWYANLHLQYGVMPDPDELRRYFPRGRIYEAIVRGKCGLWLGRYSDRGGKAWGFEWQSEGVMLPLPRGRASFTLIWVDGYFLFAQSQHRQEAWEWIRFLLDHQEAAGQMAPPLQTQVQSPEYADRVGESVAGIARSLASNPVFVPAVLDPALGDVVDLYTDAVVKVLKGDAEALDALTEAQARAKTLFGGRE from the coding sequence ATGGAGCGGAAACGGGCTGCTTGGACCGTGTGGTTGCTGGCGATCGTCATCGCGCTGATCGCCGTTGGCTGTGGCCGTCGCCGGGCGACGCCTACGCCGGAGCCGGTGACGTTGCGCTTCGCCTTCCGACAGAACATCGCCGACTATGAGACGTTGGCGGGACAGTTTCAGCAGGAGCACCCCGGGATCACCATCGAGTTGGTCCCCATCAACCCCATTCGCGGCGGGCTGAAGTCCATCGAGGGGCGTGAGATCGATGTGCTTCGATGGAGCCAGGACTTCCTGACGCCCGAACGCCTGGATCAGCTGGTCTCCCTGGACGAGATCATACTGGTGGATGAGACGTTCCCGCACGATGATATGGTCCGGGGCGCCTTGCGGACGCTCCAGCATCAGGGGGTGCAGTGGGGCATCCCCGCTGGGCTTGATTTCGTGGTCGCGTACTACAACGCGCCCCGGTTCGATCGCTTCGGGGTGACGCCGCCTACGGCGGATTGGTCACTGGATGATTTCCTGGCCGCGGCCGTCGCCGTCCATAACACCGAGGGTTTAAGCGGCGGGGCGGATTTCACCTACGGCTTCTGCAGCGAGCCCGACCAGGGTGACCCGATCTTCTTCACGTACCTCTTCGGCGGACGGCTGTTCGACGATCTGTCCGATCCCACTTATCCCACGCTGGACGATCCGGCCAACGTGGAGGCCGTGCAGTGGTATGCCAACCTCCATCTGCAGTACGGCGTGATGCCCGATCCGGACGAGCTTCGTCGGTACTTCCCGCGTGGCCGGATCTACGAGGCGATCGTGCGTGGCAAGTGTGGCCTGTGGCTGGGGCGATACTCGGACCGCGGTGGCAAGGCATGGGGATTCGAGTGGCAGAGCGAGGGGGTGATGCTCCCCCTGCCGCGCGGCCGGGCATCGTTCACGCTGATCTGGGTGGATGGCTACTTCCTCTTCGCCCAGTCTCAGCATCGCCAGGAGGCCTGGGAGTGGATCCGCTTCCTGCTCGATCACCAGGAGGCGGCAGGGCAGATGGCTCCTCCCCTGCAAACTCAGGTGCAATCCCCAGAGTACGCGGATCGCGTGGGGGAGAGCGTCGCGGGGATCGCCCGCTCGCTGGCCTCGAACCCCGTTTTCGTGCCGGCCGTCCTGGATCCGGCTCTGGGCGACGTGGTCGACCTTTACACGGACGCGGTGGTGAAAGTATTGAAGGGTGATGCGGAGGCGCTGGATGCTCTGACGGAGGCGCAGGCCCGGGCCAAGACGCTGTTCGGTGGCAGGGAGTGA
- a CDS encoding 3-oxoacyl-ACP reductase FabG → MGILEGKVAIITGAGRGIGHGVALGLAEAGADIVANYRRTATGAEEVVARARALGRRAIAVQADVSRPEDRARLIRAAVQQLGGLDILINNSGITIPRPFLEVDEELWDRTHATNLKGMFFLAQAAARFMVDHGVRGRIVNLSSVQGRYAVPHHAHYAATKGGIDSMTRVMALEMAPYGITVNAVAPGVVEVERYWESPGYSPERFGPTIPIGRVGTPRDVAGLIVYLCSDAAAWMTGQVIYLDGGTTAQLAWNPPPDVQAPRTE, encoded by the coding sequence ATGGGAATCTTGGAGGGAAAGGTCGCCATCATCACGGGGGCGGGGCGCGGCATCGGCCACGGGGTCGCCCTGGGGCTGGCGGAGGCGGGCGCCGACATCGTGGCCAATTACCGCCGCACGGCCACGGGAGCAGAGGAGGTGGTCGCACGAGCGCGGGCGCTCGGGCGGCGGGCTATCGCCGTGCAGGCGGACGTCTCCCGTCCGGAGGACCGCGCCCGGCTCATCCGCGCGGCCGTACAACAATTGGGAGGGCTGGACATCCTGATCAACAACAGCGGCATCACGATCCCCCGGCCGTTTCTGGAGGTGGACGAGGAGCTGTGGGATCGCACCCATGCCACCAACCTGAAGGGGATGTTCTTCCTGGCCCAGGCGGCCGCGCGATTCATGGTCGACCACGGCGTGCGCGGCCGCATCGTGAACCTCTCATCCGTGCAGGGACGTTACGCCGTCCCTCACCACGCCCACTACGCGGCCACCAAGGGCGGCATCGACAGCATGACGCGCGTGATGGCGCTGGAGATGGCTCCTTATGGGATCACGGTGAACGCGGTGGCGCCCGGCGTGGTGGAGGTGGAGCGCTACTGGGAATCGCCGGGGTATTCGCCGGAGCGGTTCGGGCCCACGATCCCCATCGGGCGAGTGGGCACCCCACGGGACGTCGCCGGGCTCATCGTGTACCTGTGCTCGGATGCGGCCGCCTGGATGACGGGGCAGGTGATCTATCTGGACGGCGGCACGACGGCACAATTGGCCTGGAATCCCCCGCCGGACGTCCAGGCGCCGCGCACGGAATGA